One Nicotiana tomentosiformis chromosome 4, ASM39032v3, whole genome shotgun sequence genomic window carries:
- the LOC138909611 gene encoding uncharacterized protein has product MMLPRVPDNWAAMAFASNLNEKSLEATRRLKESLREFPATTWNDVYNRYNTKLWIEEDIVAQSRVDERTNSRRSESEKRSDKNRYEPYMGPAGRDTRSKPENVRSGPRSRNRDAGSSSRFRKERDVRDRDTNTNERIGDYSFNISTSELVAVLRSMGDKVRWPKEMRSNPGRRNPDFWCEFHNDHGHKTAECRLLYGEVEHLLKQGYLTDLFSEKGKQSYMKNRQKPPKPLSPKRTVNVISGGEEVNGVTYTIAKKTSKFTMTHEKRVRHVLEENNITFDDADADGLIILHNDALVISLLIHDTNVK; this is encoded by the coding sequence ATGATGCTTCCACGAGTACCTGATAATTGGGCTGCCATGGCGTTCGCAAGTAATTTGAATGAAAAGAGCTTAGAAGCCACGAGAAGACTTAAGGAAAGCTTACGAGAATTCCCTGCTACAACATGGAATGATGTATATAACAGGTACAACACCAAGCTGTGGATTGAAGAAGATATCGTCGCACAGTCAAGGGTTGATGAAAGAACAAATTCAAGGCGGTCAGAGTCTGAAAAAAGGTCCGATAAAAATAGGTACGAGCCTTATATGGGACCCGCGGGACGGGACACACGGTCCAAACCAGAAAATGTACGGTCTGGCCCTAGATCGAGGAACAGAGATGCGGGTTCATCATCCAGGTTCAGAAAAGAACGAGATGTACGTGATAGAGATACCAACACGAATGAAAGGATTGGTGATTACAGTTTCAATATTAGCACATCTGAGTTGGTAGCTGTTTTAAGGAGTATGGGAGATAAGGTGCGGTGGCCAAaggaaatgagatcaaacccagGCAGAAGAAATCCAGATTTCTGGTGCGAGTTTCATAATGACCATGGCCATAAAACAGCGGAATGCAGATTATTATATGGTGAAGTAGAGCATTTGCTAAAGCAAGGTTATTTAACCGACTTATTTAGCGAGAAAGGCAAGCAATCTTATATGAAAAATAGACAAAAACCTCCAAAACCTCTGTCTCCAAAAAGAACAGTTAACGTGATAAGCGGAGGGGAAGAAGTCAACGGTGTAACATACACAATTGCGAAAAAGACGTCAAAATTCACTATGACCCACGAGAAGCGAGTTCGCCATGTTTTGGAAGAAAATAATATAACATTTGATGATGCAGATGCAGATGGCTTGATAATCcttcacaatgatgcactggtaatatctttacttatacatgatactaatgtaaaatga
- the LOC117280910 gene encoding uncharacterized protein: MEEDAESFVAKCDKCQRYGNNMHRPAELLHTVISPWTFMKWGMDIVGPLLQDKGKIKQITSSPYHPVANGQAESINKVIINNLKKRLEESKGKWPEVLPAVLWAYRTIAKTGMGETLFSLVYGAEALIPVEIGEPSMRFTQATDESNDEEMRTNLDLLKEKREATLIRMAAQKQIIKRYYNMKAHLRYFKIGDFVLNKVFQNNKSNWCIEVESKLGRSLQD; encoded by the exons atggaagaagatgCAGAAAGTTTTGTGGCAAAGTGTGATAAATGCCAACGATATGGCAATAACATGCATCGCCCAGCAGAGCTATTACATACGGTTATTTCCCCATGgacattcatgaagtgggggatggatatcgtggGACCATTGCTACAAGATAAAGGAAAG ATTAAACAAATAACTTCCTCACCTTATCACCCTGTGGCCAATGGACAAGCTGAATCAATAAATAAGGTTATTAttaataatttgaagaagagatTAGAGGAATCAAAAGGCAAGTGGCCTGAGGTGCTACCAGCagtattatgggcttatcgaacgATAGCAAAGACAGGCATGGGAGAGACTCTATTTTCACTTGTTTATGGTGCTGAAGCCTTAATTCCTGTTGAAATAGGTGAGCCAAGTATGAGATTTACACAAGCAACTGATGAATCAAATGATGAAGAGATGAGAACGAATTTAGATTTACTCAAGGAAAAGAGAGAAGCGACTCTAATAAGAATGGCAGCTCAGAAGCAAATTATTAAGCGATATTACAACATGAAAGCTCATCTCAGAtacttcaagattggggacttcgtTCTCAATAAGGTTTTTCAAAACAACAAAAGCAATTGGTGCATAGAAGttgagtccaaattgggaaggtccTTACAAGATTAG